The Streptomyces sp. JB150 genomic interval CGTGTCACGCGGCCTTGGGCGCGTTGACGTCCGACGGCAGCGCCTTCTGCGCGACCTCGACGAGCGCGGCGAACGCGTTCGCGTCGTTGACCGCCAGCTCGGCCAGGATCTTGCGGTCGACCTCGATGTTCGCGGCCTTCAGACCCTGGATGAAGCGGTTGTAGGTGATGCCGTTGGCGCGGGCAGCGGCGTTGATGCGCTGGATCCACAGCTGGCGGAAGTCGCCCTTGCGCTTCTTGCGGTCGTTGTAGTTGTAGACCAGCGAGTGGGTGACCTGCTCCTTGGCCTTGCGGTACAGGCGCGAACGCTGACCGCGGTAGCCGGAGGCCTGCTCGAGGATCGCCCGGCGCTTCTTGTGGGCGTTGACTGCCCGCTTGACGCGTGCCACTTTTTAACTCCTTGTAGCGGGGTCGCGGTTGTCCTCACACGACCCGGAAATCGATTGGGTCCCGGTGTCTCGGTGGATCAGGCGCTGGGCGCCCGACCTCACTTGCCGAGAAGCTTCTTGATCTTCGCGGCGTCGCCCGGGGCCATCTCGGCGTTGCCGGTGAGGCGACGCGTCACGCGGGACGACTTGTGCTCGAGCAGGTGGCGCTTGCCGGCGCGCTCGCGGAGCACCTTGCCGGAGCCGGTGATCTTGAAGCGCTTGCTGGCACCGCTGTGCGACTTGTTCTTCGGCATAGCGCCGTTCTCTCCTCGTCGGTGGCGCTCCGGTGCCCGGTCGCGAGAACCGGGCACGGTGGAGCGTCGTACTTGTTTCGGATACTGCCTCGGGACTCGGAAGTCCCCGGAATCACGCCTCGGCGGGTTCCTCGGCGGCAGCCTCGGGGGCGGCCTCGGCGTCGGCAGGGTTCTGCGAACGACCGGGGTTGGCCTTCGCGGAAGCCTTGCGGGCCTCCTGCGCCTGGCGTGCCTCGGCCATCGCCTCGGTCTTCTTCTTGTGCGGACCGAGGACCATGATCATGTTGCGGCCGTCCTGCTTCGGGTTCGACTCGACGAAACCGAGGTCCTGGACGTCCTCCGCGAGGCGCTGCAGCAGCCGGTAGCCCAGCTCGGGCCGGGACTGCTCGCGACCACGGAACATGATCGTGATCTTGACCTTGTCGCCCTGCTTGAGGAACCGGACGACGTGACCCTTCTTGGTGTCGTAGTCGTGCGGGTCG includes:
- the rplT gene encoding 50S ribosomal protein L20, which produces MARVKRAVNAHKKRRAILEQASGYRGQRSRLYRKAKEQVTHSLVYNYNDRKKRKGDFRQLWIQRINAAARANGITYNRFIQGLKAANIEVDRKILAELAVNDANAFAALVEVAQKALPSDVNAPKAA
- the rpmI gene encoding 50S ribosomal protein L35 codes for the protein MPKNKSHSGASKRFKITGSGKVLRERAGKRHLLEHKSSRVTRRLTGNAEMAPGDAAKIKKLLGK
- the infC gene encoding translation initiation factor IF-3, with the protein product MSAEPRINDRIRVPEVRLVGPSGEQVGIVPLAKALELAQEYDLDLVEVAANARPPVCKLMDYGKFKYESAMKAREARKNQAHTVIKEMKLRPKIDPHDYDTKKGHVVRFLKQGDKVKITIMFRGREQSRPELGYRLLQRLAEDVQDLGFVESNPKQDGRNMIMVLGPHKKKTEAMAEARQAQEARKASAKANPGRSQNPADAEAAPEAAAEEPAEA